One region of Synechococcus elongatus PCC 11801 genomic DNA includes:
- a CDS encoding DUF6825 family protein gives MSAPSDPSREAFFLGRSLVREFQRALGEVVADRLSDFGIWEAEYRQTLQQFVREVIQQTETDLEQDPASASQPPVDLQALLDDLRAEIAATRFALQQYRQSLSD, from the coding sequence TTGTCTGCTCCGTCCGATCCCAGTCGGGAAGCCTTTTTCTTGGGGCGATCGCTCGTCCGTGAATTTCAGCGCGCCCTCGGCGAAGTGGTAGCTGATCGCCTCAGTGACTTCGGCATTTGGGAAGCGGAGTACCGACAGACGCTGCAACAGTTTGTGCGGGAAGTGATTCAGCAAACCGAGACGGATCTGGAGCAAGACCCTGCATCCGCCAGCCAACCTCCTGTTGATCTGCAAGCTCTGTTGGATGACCTGCGAGCGGAAATTGCTGCGACCCGGTTTGCCCTGCAGCAGTATCGCCAATCCCTTTCAGACTAG
- a CDS encoding SufE family protein, translated as MSPPAPLLALLQHIGQAPDPRQKLKLLVQLSEKLSLLPVQDRTPERKVFGCNTQVYVKSSVFDQQVSIQGWSDAFVVQGLLALLSRGFEGCAPQMILRLEPSFIQETGLNLSLTPSRTNGFLLIFHKIQMQIIQACYETSV; from the coding sequence ATGTCACCTCCAGCGCCTCTGCTTGCCCTGTTGCAGCACATCGGTCAAGCGCCTGATCCACGCCAAAAGCTCAAGCTGCTAGTTCAACTGAGCGAAAAGCTGTCGCTGCTTCCAGTGCAAGACCGCACGCCTGAGCGGAAGGTGTTCGGCTGCAACACACAGGTTTATGTAAAAAGTTCAGTTTTCGACCAACAAGTCAGCATTCAAGGCTGGAGTGATGCATTTGTTGTGCAGGGTTTACTGGCTCTTTTGAGTCGAGGCTTCGAGGGATGTGCACCTCAAATGATTCTCCGCCTTGAGCCTAGTTTTATTCAGGAGACAGGCTTAAATCTCTCTCTAACTCCTTCGCGTACAAATGGTTTTCTACTGATCTTTCACAAGATTCAGATGCAGATTATTCAGGCTTGCTATGAAACTTCAGTCTAA
- the psb32 gene encoding photosystem II repair protein Psb32, with product MTSVWARCTKLLKVFLCTGIAIVGLVLPSAPAWATGAVDLPLVPAGSRTWIVDEAQSLSRINEGQLSGELQPLAEKTGIEVRFVTLRRLDYGETIDSFVSQLFQRWYPSAEQQSNQVLIALDTITNTIGIQVGEAAAEQLTPAIASSVIDETMQLPIRQGNKYNQAILDASDRLVAVLSGEPDPGPPVVIDTTRVEGTFASAEETEESRGNSTVVVIVLLVLATVIPMATYYWYVR from the coding sequence ATGACTTCTGTTTGGGCTCGCTGCACAAAATTGCTCAAGGTTTTCCTCTGCACCGGGATCGCGATTGTCGGTCTTGTTTTACCCAGCGCCCCAGCTTGGGCGACGGGTGCGGTGGACTTGCCTTTGGTACCTGCTGGCAGTCGCACCTGGATTGTTGATGAAGCCCAATCCTTGAGCCGAATTAATGAAGGTCAACTCTCGGGTGAACTCCAGCCGTTAGCTGAGAAAACTGGGATCGAAGTCCGGTTTGTGACCCTGCGTCGCTTGGACTATGGCGAAACCATCGATAGTTTTGTGAGCCAACTGTTTCAGCGCTGGTATCCCTCAGCAGAGCAGCAGTCTAATCAGGTGCTGATCGCTCTCGACACGATCACTAACACGATTGGTATTCAGGTTGGTGAAGCAGCAGCGGAACAACTAACCCCAGCGATTGCCAGCAGTGTGATTGATGAAACGATGCAGTTGCCGATTCGTCAGGGCAACAAATATAACCAAGCGATTCTGGATGCCAGCGATCGCCTCGTGGCGGTGCTCTCCGGTGAACCAGATCCGGGTCCACCCGTTGTGATTGATACCACCCGCGTCGAAGGCACCTTCGCCAGCGCCGAAGAGACAGAAGAAAGTCGTGGCAACTCAACCGTGGTTGTGATTGTCTTACTGGTGTTGGCTACGGTGATTCCGATGGCGACTTACTACTGGTACGTGCGCTGA
- a CDS encoding aminotransferase class IV: protein MIGYCNGEWIPTKDLTIAVSDRGFSLGDGLFETLLVWQGRVCLAEQHWQRLTNSAQQLRFPLLPDASLDLLQATVDRNQLETGALRVTLTRGCGQRGLQSPDPLQPLLVIVPSLSQPQFQPLRLVTAQTVRRCPESILSRFKTLSYLENVLARQEAEQQQADEALLLTPSDRLSEAAAANVFVRLNDHWWTPPLSDGALPGIVRQRLLATGWAQEASIAWSQRDQINAIALSNSLSFRPVSHWDGRALKTDLEDWRSRFEHLQR, encoded by the coding sequence ATGATTGGCTACTGCAACGGCGAGTGGATCCCGACAAAAGACCTGACGATCGCCGTCAGCGATCGCGGTTTTAGCTTGGGCGATGGGCTATTCGAGACCTTGCTGGTCTGGCAAGGGCGGGTTTGTCTGGCTGAGCAACATTGGCAGCGCCTGACGAATAGTGCCCAGCAGCTAAGGTTTCCTCTGCTACCGGATGCAAGCCTTGACCTACTGCAAGCCACAGTCGATCGCAATCAGCTCGAGACGGGAGCTCTACGGGTGACCCTGACCCGCGGCTGTGGGCAGCGCGGCTTACAATCGCCGGATCCGCTACAGCCATTGCTGGTGATTGTGCCGAGCCTGAGTCAACCGCAGTTCCAGCCGCTGCGCCTAGTGACGGCTCAAACCGTTCGCCGTTGCCCTGAGTCAATTCTGTCGCGCTTCAAAACCCTCAGCTATCTGGAAAATGTTTTGGCGCGTCAGGAGGCTGAACAGCAGCAAGCGGATGAAGCCCTGTTGCTGACCCCGAGCGATCGCCTCAGCGAAGCGGCAGCAGCCAATGTCTTTGTCCGCCTGAACGATCATTGGTGGACTCCGCCCCTCAGCGATGGGGCCTTGCCCGGAATTGTGCGACAGCGCTTGCTCGCAACCGGCTGGGCACAGGAAGCTTCGATCGCTTGGTCACAACGAGATCAGATTAATGCGATCGCCCTCAGCAATAGCCTCAGTTTTCGCCCCGTCAGCCACTGGGATGGTCGGGCGCTAAAGACTGATTTAGAGGACTGGCGATCGCGCTTTGAACACCTGCAACGCTAA
- the pabB gene encoding aminodeoxychorismate synthase component I, with translation MTAIGSRVVQPLVREIAWCDPQQAFSPFAQDRHAVLLDLGEPATPESRYAYLCLSPYATQQGDSLEVTADPFQALATALAAVEWQADPNPDLPPFQGGICGFLAYECGAWLERLPTPKPVEPVLPLWSFGLYDLVVACDRQQQRTWVFSSGLPLQDPRDRQQRAEQRLQWVCDRLVSAPPLTPPDWQLQSSWQALQTQADFCQAVDRVQRHIRAGDIFQANLTTAFRAQLPTDLSPWQLYRRLYQLSPEPFSAYFAGGDFQLLSVSPERFLRLDRDGWVETRPIKGTRPRSADPARDRQWAADLQASEKDRAENVMIVDLLRNDLGRVCRPHSIQVPQLCQLESYEHVHHLTSQVIGQLRSGLTAVDLLQATFPGGSITGAPKIRSMEIIHDLEPIPRQAYCGSLFWLGFDGSLDASILIRTLQLSQGQVLAQAGCGIVADSDPLEEYAEMQVKVQPLLRSLQPR, from the coding sequence ATGACCGCAATCGGCAGTCGAGTGGTGCAACCTTTGGTGCGCGAGATCGCTTGGTGCGATCCGCAGCAAGCATTTTCTCCTTTTGCCCAAGATCGTCACGCTGTTTTGCTCGACCTAGGAGAACCGGCAACACCCGAAAGCCGCTATGCCTATCTCTGTCTATCGCCCTATGCCACTCAGCAGGGCGATAGCCTTGAAGTTACGGCTGATCCTTTTCAAGCCTTGGCGACAGCACTGGCTGCCGTGGAGTGGCAAGCGGATCCCAATCCCGATCTCCCTCCATTTCAGGGCGGCATCTGCGGTTTTTTAGCCTATGAGTGCGGCGCTTGGCTGGAGCGACTCCCGACACCGAAACCTGTCGAGCCAGTCCTGCCGCTTTGGTCTTTTGGCCTCTATGACTTGGTGGTCGCCTGCGATCGCCAGCAGCAACGCACGTGGGTATTCTCCTCAGGCCTGCCGCTGCAGGATCCCCGCGATCGCCAGCAGCGGGCTGAACAACGACTGCAATGGGTCTGCGATCGCCTCGTCTCAGCCCCGCCTTTGACACCGCCTGATTGGCAGCTCCAGAGTTCTTGGCAAGCTCTGCAAACCCAGGCTGACTTTTGCCAAGCTGTCGATCGCGTCCAACGCCACATTCGTGCCGGCGATATCTTTCAAGCCAACCTGACTACGGCTTTTCGCGCCCAGTTACCGACGGATTTGAGCCCTTGGCAGCTGTATCGACGGCTCTATCAGCTCAGCCCTGAACCCTTTTCGGCCTACTTTGCCGGTGGTGATTTTCAGTTGCTCTCGGTGTCGCCCGAGCGCTTTCTTCGTCTCGATCGCGATGGATGGGTGGAAACGCGCCCGATCAAGGGAACGCGTCCCCGCAGCGCAGATCCTGCTCGCGATCGCCAGTGGGCAGCAGACTTGCAGGCTAGCGAGAAGGATCGAGCAGAAAATGTGATGATCGTTGACTTGCTGCGCAACGATCTGGGTCGCGTTTGCCGTCCTCACTCCATTCAGGTACCTCAACTCTGCCAACTGGAAAGCTATGAGCATGTCCATCACCTCACCTCACAGGTGATTGGTCAGCTGCGATCGGGCTTGACGGCGGTGGATTTGTTGCAGGCCACCTTTCCGGGTGGATCGATTACGGGCGCCCCCAAAATCCGCTCGATGGAGATCATCCATGATCTTGAGCCAATTCCCCGCCAAGCCTACTGTGGCAGCCTCTTTTGGCTCGGCTTCGATGGCAGCCTAGATGCCAGCATTCTGATTCGGACGCTGCAACTCAGCCAAGGGCAAGTCCTTGCTCAAGCTGGCTGCGGCATCGTTGCCGACTCTGATCCGCTGGAGGAATACGCTGAGATGCAAGTCAAGGTCCAACCCTTACTGCGATCGCTGCAACCCAGATGA
- the queC gene encoding 7-cyano-7-deazaguanine synthase QueC — MAKAVVLLSGGLDSATAAAQAMADGYEAIALSFRYGQRHVRELEAARSVAAALGITQHFFVDVNIAQWGGSSLTDAAEPLPESGVVAGEIPSTYVPGRNTVFIALALSLAEAQQASVIYLGINAVDYSGYPDCRPDYLAAFQQLATLSSKVGIEGQAPQLVAPLIHDHKVDIVRRAVALGVPIPATWSCYAGGAEACGRCDSCRIRDRALIEAGYPEWATEIGRSLISLQS; from the coding sequence ATGGCTAAGGCTGTGGTTTTGCTATCGGGTGGGCTGGATTCTGCCACGGCTGCTGCCCAGGCGATGGCTGACGGGTACGAAGCGATCGCTCTCTCCTTTCGCTATGGTCAGCGCCATGTGCGGGAACTGGAAGCAGCGCGATCGGTGGCGGCTGCATTGGGGATCACTCAGCACTTTTTTGTCGATGTCAACATTGCCCAGTGGGGTGGCTCTTCACTGACAGATGCGGCAGAACCGCTGCCGGAGTCCGGTGTCGTTGCAGGTGAAATTCCCTCCACCTACGTGCCCGGTCGCAATACGGTCTTCATTGCCTTGGCCCTATCTTTGGCCGAGGCGCAGCAGGCGAGTGTCATCTATCTCGGCATCAATGCGGTGGATTACAGTGGCTATCCCGACTGTCGTCCTGACTATCTGGCCGCCTTTCAGCAACTGGCAACACTCTCGTCCAAAGTCGGCATTGAAGGTCAAGCCCCGCAACTCGTCGCTCCGCTGATCCACGATCACAAAGTCGATATCGTGCGGCGGGCTGTGGCACTGGGTGTGCCGATTCCGGCGACTTGGTCTTGCTATGCCGGTGGTGCTGAAGCCTGTGGTCGCTGTGATTCCTGCCGGATCCGCGATCGCGCCCTGATTGAAGCGGGTTACCCCGAGTGGGCAACGGAAATCGGTCGATCGCTGATTAGCCTCCAGTCATGA
- a CDS encoding DNA recombination-mediator protein A — MSQSIDLDIPKLDRIDELAQELAAIQQTSSKRVAILGSRHVPITHQHLIEMMSYALVLAGNRLMTSGAQGTNAAVIRGAMRADPNLLTVILPQSLDRQPRESREQLEKVIHLVENPENDHLSLAEASTLCNQAIVTRCQQLICFAFHDSHTLLDTCRYAEDQHHLVTLFYFD; from the coding sequence TTGAGCCAGTCCATCGACCTCGATATTCCTAAGCTCGATCGCATTGACGAGCTCGCTCAGGAGCTAGCTGCCATTCAGCAAACCAGCTCCAAGCGTGTAGCAATTCTCGGTTCTCGCCACGTTCCGATCACGCATCAACACCTGATCGAAATGATGAGCTACGCCCTTGTGTTGGCGGGCAATCGCTTGATGACCTCGGGGGCGCAGGGAACGAATGCAGCGGTCATCCGAGGCGCGATGCGAGCTGATCCCAACCTGCTGACAGTAATCTTGCCCCAAAGCCTCGATCGCCAACCTCGCGAGTCACGGGAGCAGCTCGAGAAGGTCATCCACCTCGTCGAAAATCCTGAAAACGATCACCTGTCCTTGGCAGAAGCTAGCACCCTCTGCAACCAGGCGATCGTGACCCGCTGCCAGCAGTTGATCTGCTTTGCCTTCCACGACAGCCACACCCTTTTGGATACCTGTCGCTACGCTGAGGATCAGCATCACCTCGTCACGCTGTTCTACTTCGACTGA
- a CDS encoding chlorophyll a/b-binding protein, which translates to MSGKSAKQDNLPEPDPAFGWSAYAERINGRFAMVGFVALLLLEFFTHQDLITWLGLRP; encoded by the coding sequence ATGTCTGGCAAGTCGGCCAAGCAAGACAATCTGCCCGAACCCGATCCAGCTTTTGGCTGGAGCGCCTATGCAGAGCGAATTAATGGACGCTTTGCCATGGTTGGGTTCGTGGCATTGTTGCTGCTGGAATTTTTCACCCATCAAGATTTGATCACTTGGCTTGGTCTGCGACCCTAA
- a CDS encoding CobW family GTP-binding protein → MKLQSKVRPQEKIPILILTGFLGSGKTTLLNYLLKNYQDQKIAVLMNELGDLDIDSQLLVQVDQNLIQLSNGCICCSINGSLVSSIQELIEREETINLLVIEASGVADPLPIILTILGTNLRDRCQLETILTLIDAENFLNALEESEVAQKQIVYGDLLMINKTDLVEEEQVLMIESKIRQLKREPRILKCQNSVIPLSLLFNPHLAGDRFESLMEELQINHHEHHSHSELNDGFQAVTYERTAPFRIRDFQLWIDQQMPRQVYRAKGWLWLKESYQRYLFQLSGTRITMEDDTWPGEQKTQLVFIGRNLDPNIIHHQLDQILIREPLNL, encoded by the coding sequence ATGAAACTTCAGTCTAAAGTACGACCGCAGGAAAAAATACCTATCTTGATCCTGACAGGTTTTCTGGGAAGTGGAAAAACAACACTGCTTAACTATCTCTTGAAAAACTATCAAGATCAAAAAATTGCTGTATTGATGAATGAGTTGGGCGATCTCGATATTGACAGTCAACTTTTGGTGCAAGTAGATCAGAACCTCATTCAACTCAGTAATGGTTGTATTTGCTGCTCTATTAATGGTAGTCTTGTCAGCAGCATCCAAGAACTGATTGAGCGAGAAGAGACAATTAATTTATTAGTCATTGAGGCTAGTGGTGTTGCTGATCCACTGCCTATTATTCTGACAATTTTAGGGACTAACTTGCGCGATCGATGTCAGCTTGAGACGATTTTAACACTGATTGATGCGGAGAATTTTTTAAATGCTTTAGAAGAGAGTGAGGTTGCTCAAAAGCAGATTGTTTATGGTGATCTTTTAATGATCAATAAAACTGATTTGGTTGAGGAAGAACAGGTTCTCATGATTGAAAGCAAAATCAGACAGCTGAAGCGAGAGCCTCGTATTCTCAAATGTCAAAATTCTGTGATTCCACTCTCTTTGCTATTTAATCCGCATTTAGCAGGCGATCGCTTTGAAAGCCTGATGGAAGAATTACAGATCAATCATCATGAACATCACTCGCACTCAGAACTCAACGATGGGTTTCAGGCAGTAACCTATGAACGCACTGCTCCATTTCGAATCCGAGACTTCCAATTGTGGATTGATCAACAGATGCCTCGTCAAGTTTATCGCGCAAAAGGCTGGCTCTGGCTCAAAGAAAGTTATCAGCGTTATCTTTTTCAGTTGAGTGGTACGCGTATCACGATGGAAGATGACACGTGGCCTGGAGAACAAAAAACACAATTAGTCTTCATCGGTCGGAACTTAGATCCAAACATAATTCATCACCAGCTAGACCAAATACTTATCCGTGAGCCCCTCAATCTCTAG
- a CDS encoding ABC1 kinase family protein gives MPPRRRYRWDRRRYPRWQRSADIWRFVLLLSFRLWLIQRPWTYLGGFSSDRQNQRRRRLASWIRETCLDLGPTFIKVGQLFSTRADLFPAEYVEELSKLQDQVPAFDLEQVQQILTSELGASPEALFSDFDPVPLAAASLGQVHRARLKTGEAVVVKVQRPGLQQLFTVDLAILRGIAEYFQRHRRWGQGRDWVGIYEECCRILWQETDYLREGRNADRFRRDFRDCDWLLVPRVYWRYASPRVLTLEYLPGIKISDYTALEAANLDRQKISQLNAEAYLRQVLNHGFFHADPHPGNLAVSPTGRLIFYDFGMMGEIRTDVRSKLMQVFLGIARKDADDIVSALVELGALLPTGDLGPVRRSVQYLLDNFLDRPFEGQSISAISDDIYEIAYDQPFRFPATFTFVMRAFSTLEGVGKGLDPDFNFMTVAKPYALEIMSDATPNAAGLLNEFSRQALAVGNSALGLPRRLDDTLDKLEQGDLRVRVRASESDRLLRRLLLTQQSQTWAILTSALWVGSAIVSLSALPLLAIAPFGVGLIPLGLLIRTQLRLRRSERMGNVSNS, from the coding sequence ATGCCACCGCGTCGTCGCTATCGCTGGGATCGGCGGCGCTATCCGCGCTGGCAGCGCAGTGCCGATATCTGGCGGTTTGTGCTGCTGCTCAGCTTCCGACTCTGGTTGATCCAGCGTCCTTGGACCTATCTTGGGGGGTTCAGCAGCGATCGCCAAAACCAACGCCGCCGCAGATTAGCCAGTTGGATTCGCGAAACCTGTCTGGATCTGGGACCGACCTTTATTAAAGTCGGACAGCTATTTTCAACGCGGGCTGATCTGTTTCCAGCCGAGTATGTCGAAGAACTCTCGAAGCTGCAGGATCAAGTCCCAGCCTTCGATCTGGAACAAGTCCAACAGATCCTGACCAGTGAGTTAGGGGCGAGTCCTGAAGCACTATTCAGCGACTTTGATCCGGTTCCTCTCGCAGCTGCCAGCTTAGGACAGGTGCACCGCGCTCGTCTGAAAACCGGCGAAGCTGTGGTGGTCAAGGTTCAACGCCCCGGCCTCCAGCAATTGTTCACCGTGGATTTGGCGATTCTGCGGGGCATTGCCGAATACTTTCAGCGCCATCGCCGTTGGGGCCAAGGGCGAGACTGGGTGGGCATTTACGAAGAGTGCTGCCGCATCCTCTGGCAAGAAACCGACTATCTGCGCGAGGGTCGCAATGCCGATCGCTTCCGGCGCGACTTTCGGGACTGTGATTGGTTGCTGGTGCCGCGTGTCTATTGGCGCTATGCCAGTCCGCGGGTGCTGACGCTGGAATATCTGCCCGGCATCAAAATCAGTGACTACACGGCGCTGGAAGCTGCCAACCTCGATCGCCAGAAAATTTCGCAGCTCAACGCGGAAGCCTATCTTCGCCAAGTGCTCAACCACGGCTTCTTCCATGCCGATCCGCATCCGGGCAACTTAGCCGTTAGCCCTACGGGTCGCCTAATTTTCTACGACTTCGGCATGATGGGCGAGATTCGCACCGATGTCCGCAGTAAGTTGATGCAGGTCTTCTTGGGCATTGCCCGCAAAGATGCTGATGATATTGTCAGCGCCCTAGTTGAACTTGGGGCGCTGTTGCCAACGGGCGATTTGGGTCCTGTGCGGCGATCGGTGCAATACCTGCTCGACAACTTCCTCGATCGCCCCTTCGAAGGCCAATCGATCAGTGCGATTAGCGACGATATTTACGAGATTGCCTACGACCAGCCGTTTCGTTTTCCCGCTACCTTTACCTTTGTGATGCGAGCTTTTTCGACTCTGGAAGGGGTTGGCAAAGGCTTAGATCCCGACTTCAATTTCATGACGGTCGCCAAACCCTACGCCCTAGAGATTATGTCTGACGCTACCCCCAATGCCGCTGGTTTGTTGAATGAGTTCAGTCGTCAAGCCCTTGCGGTGGGCAACTCAGCCTTGGGCCTCCCACGCCGCTTGGATGACACGCTGGACAAGTTAGAGCAGGGCGATTTGCGTGTGCGCGTACGTGCTAGCGAGAGCGATCGCTTGTTACGTCGCCTCTTACTGACGCAGCAAAGCCAGACTTGGGCAATTCTGACGTCAGCGCTGTGGGTTGGCTCTGCCATTGTTAGTTTGAGCGCACTGCCATTACTGGCGATCGCACCGTTTGGAGTGGGATTGATTCCGCTGGGGCTGTTGATTCGGACGCAATTGCGCCTGCGCCGCAGTGAACGGATGGGGAACGTTAGCAACAGCTAG
- a CDS encoding YajQ family cyclic di-GMP-binding protein, with protein MATASSFDVVSDFDQQELVNAVDQARREINNRYDLKDSTTTLDLTADTLTINTDSEFSLDAVVTLLQTKVAKRNLSLKIFDFGKVETASGNRVRQVITLQRGLSTELAKDLSKQIRDQFKKVQVSIQGDALRVSAKSKDDLQTVIQYLKQQDVPAPLQFTNYR; from the coding sequence ATGGCCACTGCAAGCTCTTTTGACGTCGTTAGCGACTTCGATCAGCAAGAACTGGTCAATGCTGTTGATCAGGCGCGGCGTGAAATTAACAACCGCTACGACCTCAAAGATTCCACAACAACGCTGGATCTGACAGCGGATACACTCACAATCAATACCGACAGCGAATTCAGCTTGGATGCAGTTGTTACCTTGCTGCAAACCAAAGTCGCCAAACGCAACCTTTCCCTGAAAATCTTCGACTTTGGCAAAGTGGAAACTGCCAGCGGCAATCGCGTGCGTCAAGTGATCACGCTCCAGCGCGGCCTGAGTACTGAACTCGCAAAGGATCTGTCCAAGCAAATTCGTGACCAATTTAAGAAAGTGCAGGTTTCCATTCAGGGCGATGCACTGCGCGTCAGCGCAAAATCCAAGGATGACTTGCAGACTGTGATTCAATACCTCAAGCAACAGGATGTCCCCGCACCACTGCAGTTCACCAACTATCGTTAG
- a CDS encoding class I SAM-dependent methyltransferase produces MTGLKPWLTSAQRSKLDGSDDALFYEQPRFVTHVDDAFLKRLTQLYRDRLKSGSRVLDLMSSWVSHLPEDMQFETVVGHGLNAQELARNPRFDRWFVQNLNQQPSIPEPDASFDAVLIAVSIQYLQYPERVLAEVRRVLRPGGQLIISFSNRLFYSKAIAAWRDGSEAQRLALVQEYIRQTAGFSKPEVIAEVNSPLGWQQWLGLGQDPFYAVLATAV; encoded by the coding sequence ATGACAGGACTAAAACCTTGGTTGACTTCCGCACAGCGCAGCAAGCTAGATGGCAGCGACGATGCGTTGTTCTATGAACAGCCACGGTTTGTCACCCATGTTGATGATGCGTTTCTGAAGCGATTGACCCAGCTCTACCGCGATCGCCTCAAGTCAGGCAGTCGAGTCTTGGACTTGATGAGTAGCTGGGTCTCGCATTTGCCCGAGGACATGCAGTTTGAGACGGTAGTGGGCCATGGACTCAATGCCCAAGAGCTGGCACGCAATCCTCGATTCGATCGCTGGTTTGTCCAAAACCTCAATCAGCAGCCCAGCATTCCCGAGCCGGATGCCAGTTTTGATGCGGTCTTGATCGCAGTTTCCATCCAGTACCTGCAGTATCCCGAGCGGGTACTTGCCGAGGTGCGACGCGTGTTACGTCCAGGCGGACAGCTGATCATCAGCTTTTCCAATCGTCTCTTTTACTCCAAGGCGATCGCGGCTTGGCGCGATGGTAGCGAAGCCCAACGGTTGGCCTTGGTGCAGGAGTACATCCGCCAAACGGCGGGTTTCAGCAAACCCGAAGTGATTGCAGAGGTCAACTCTCCCTTGGGCTGGCAGCAGTGGTTGGGACTGGGACAAGACCCGTTCTACGCAGTACTGGCAACGGCGGTCTGA
- a CDS encoding helix-hairpin-helix domain-containing protein produces the protein MEAIAAWFKPLQQWATSQRDRPSPAWRQLQQVLQQRLQQNPNYRFQNALEVEVAASLGLRLDVNCAAVEDWLRLPEMTPTQAQLLVQLRQQGFFFAELEDVAQALGLGVNQLNAIAPILVFRYYDSEPEVAIIPCWVNRAKYPEILQTLPGVNEAIAREIIHQRLLRGPYQDVADFQRRLQLPPEAIAQWLPFLRF, from the coding sequence ATGGAGGCGATCGCGGCTTGGTTCAAACCCCTGCAACAGTGGGCGACCAGTCAGCGCGATCGCCCTTCTCCTGCTTGGCGACAACTGCAACAAGTCCTGCAGCAACGCTTGCAGCAAAACCCGAACTATCGCTTTCAGAATGCGCTGGAAGTGGAAGTGGCCGCGAGTTTAGGGCTGCGGTTAGATGTCAACTGCGCGGCTGTTGAGGACTGGCTACGGCTGCCAGAGATGACGCCCACACAAGCACAACTCTTGGTGCAGCTACGGCAGCAAGGCTTCTTCTTTGCAGAGCTAGAAGATGTTGCCCAAGCTTTAGGGTTAGGCGTTAACCAACTGAATGCGATCGCGCCGATTCTGGTGTTTCGCTATTACGATTCAGAGCCAGAAGTTGCGATCATTCCTTGTTGGGTGAATCGAGCAAAATATCCGGAGATCCTGCAGACCCTACCGGGGGTGAATGAGGCGATCGCTCGTGAAATTATCCATCAGCGATTGCTACGTGGTCCTTATCAAGACGTGGCAGATTTTCAGCGACGCTTACAACTTCCTCCCGAGGCGATCGCCCAGTGGCTTCCTTTCCTACGTTTTTAA
- a CDS encoding 7-carboxy-7-deazaguanine synthase QueE, with the protein MSAVIASTTATLPIVETFHSVQGEGAWMGCSAFFIRLAGCDVGCPWCDTKQSWPRDRHPEVAIADLVQAAIAAQPQFVVVTGGEPLLHDLTELTNALRSQGLRCHLETSGSAPPSGQFDWVTLSPKPFKPVVATNYNWANELKVVIQTEADLAFAEQQAIAVPETTLKLLQPEWNSPESRDRVVNYVRQHPRWRVSLQTHKFLGVR; encoded by the coding sequence ATGTCAGCCGTGATCGCTAGCACTACTGCCACCCTCCCGATCGTTGAAACTTTTCACTCAGTTCAAGGCGAAGGTGCTTGGATGGGGTGCAGTGCTTTTTTCATTCGACTCGCGGGCTGTGATGTCGGCTGTCCGTGGTGCGATACCAAACAGTCTTGGCCACGCGATCGCCATCCCGAAGTCGCGATCGCAGATTTGGTGCAAGCCGCGATCGCAGCACAGCCGCAGTTTGTGGTGGTCACCGGCGGGGAACCGCTGTTGCATGACCTGACAGAGCTCACCAATGCCCTGCGATCACAAGGGCTGCGTTGCCACTTGGAAACCTCAGGCAGTGCTCCCCCCAGTGGCCAATTCGACTGGGTAACGCTGTCACCCAAGCCTTTCAAACCAGTGGTAGCCACGAATTACAACTGGGCTAATGAACTCAAGGTGGTCATTCAGACGGAAGCGGACTTAGCTTTTGCGGAGCAGCAGGCGATCGCGGTACCTGAAACAACGCTGAAGCTGCTGCAACCTGAGTGGAACAGCCCCGAAAGCCGCGATCGCGTCGTCAATTACGTGCGGCAACATCCCCGCTGGCGCGTCAGTTTGCAGACGCACAAGTTTTTAGGAGTGCGCTGA